The Eremothecium cymbalariae DBVPG#7215 chromosome 8, complete sequence genome has a window encoding:
- the RFC1 gene encoding replication factor C subunit 1 (similar to Ashbya gossypii ACR102W) yields the protein MPSKGRPSSRSKAKTVDTEASGSQVTAQDILAKIPSVDLDNVHVKENLSFGFGARVDEGTVQDDIAEEFAQGASNCLLGLTIVFTGVLPTIDRPTAEALAKKYGARVTKSISSKTSVVILGDEAGPKKLEKIKQLGVKAIDENGFKLLITGTPAEGGDGFAAEKARQQLKKQEEEVQREVEELSKKEIEREHKTRLKQAGTPSSALNLVREQDKLWTVKYAPTSLQQICGNKGAVNKLKNWLTNWAINQQNGFKTPGKDGTGIYRAAMLYGPPGIGKTTAAHLVAQELGYDILEQNASDVRSKTLLNSGVKNALDNTSVVGFFKNQDANVKDNRNKFVIIMDEVDGMSGGDRGGVGQMAQFCRKTSSPLILICNERSLPKMRPFDRVVCDIQFRRPDAQSMKARLMTIAVREGFKLDPTVIDQLVAATRGDIRQIINLLSTVSKTTRSINHDNSKQISAAWEKNIALKPYDITQKLFEGRIYSGSGPEQFPLYKKMELYFDDFDFTPLMVQENYLNTRPSNLHSGKSHLELIADAADSISQGDLVEKKIRSAEQLWSLLPLHSIVSSVRPASKVAGQMAGRINFSSWLGQNSKMGKYYRLLQELHYHARLSTSASKSAFRLHYMPTLKRRLLDPLLNDGAASLPEIISTMDAYYLSKEDWDGIMDFMIGHENTEAALKKISSSDKRAFTTMYNKVTHPVAINRTGISNAVNMKSKEAKPDFEELVDADDDVPAAEEDDAKDDATDLKKDKLIKLKKPRVTSKKRAATSAVKNPAKKKRPLDEKIFQIYFYSYYVPELLACTTFVNL from the coding sequence ATGCCGTCGAAGGGACGACCAAGCTCGAGATCTAAGGCTAAGACTGTGGACACTGAGGCTAGTGGTTCACAGGTCACAGCTCAGGATATTCTGGCGAAGATTCCTTCGGTTGATTTGGACAATGTGCATGTGAAGGAGAATTTGTCGTTTGGATTTGGAGCTAGGGTTGATGAAGGGACTGTTCAAGATGATATAGCGGAAGAATTTGCACAAGGAGCTTCAAATTGTTTACTAGGATTGACAATTGTTTTTACGGGCGTGTTGCCAACTATTGATCGCCCTACGGCTGAAGCCCTTGCTAAGAAGTATGGTGCACGTGTGACCAAGTCCATATCTAGTAAAACGTCTGTTGTTATCCTTGGTGATGAGGCAGGCCCAAAGAAGTTGGAGAAGATCAAACAACTTGGTGTGAAAGCCATTGATGAAAACGGATTTAAACTTTTGATTACTGGAACGCCTGCTGAGGGTGGCGATGGCTTTGCTGCTGAGAAGGCCCGCcagcagttgaagaaacaagaagaagaggttCAACGTGAGGTCGAAGAGCTTtcgaaaaaagaaatagaaaGGGAGCATAAGACACGTTTGAAGCAAGCTGGTACTCCTTCGTCAGCCTTAAACTTGGTTAGGGAACAAGATAAGCTTTGGACCGTCAAGTATGCTCCTACAAGTTTACAACAGATATGTGGTAACAAAGGTGCAGTTAATAAACTAAAGAATTGGCTAACTAATTGGGCAATCAATCAACAGAATGGTTTTAAAACTCCTGGTAAGGATGGGACGGGTATCTACAGAGCAGCCATGTTGTATGGTCCTCCTGGTATTGGAAAGACCACGGCCGCACATCTGGTCGCCCAGGAATTGGGATACGACATACTCGAACAAAACGCATCAGATGTGCGTTCAAAAACTCTTTTGAATTCTGGTGTGAAGAATGCTTTAGATAATACTTCTGTTGTAgggttttttaaaaatcaGGATGCTAATGTTAAAGACAATAGGAATAaatttgttattattatggaCGAAGTTGATGGTATGAGTGGTGGTGATAGAGGTGGAGTTGGACAAATGGCACAGTTCTGTCGAAAGACCTCCTCacctttaattttaatttgcAATGAACGTTCATTACCAAAAATGAGACCCTTCGATCGGGTGGTTTGTGATATTCAGTTTAGGAGGCCAGATGCGCAATCAATGAAAGCTAGGTTGATGACTATAGCTGTTCGCGAAGGATTTAAACTGGATCCAACTGTCATAGATCAATTGGTTGCGGCAACCCGTGGGGACATCAGGCAGATCATAAACTTGTTATCAACAGTCTCAAAGACTACTAGATCTATCAACCATGACAATTCTAAGCAAATATCTGCGGCGTGGGAAAAGAATATAGCGTTAAAGCCTTACGATATCACTCAAAAGTTATTTGAAGGTAGAATATATTCTGGATCTGGTCCTGAACAATTCCCGCTGTATAAAAAGATGGAGTTATATTTCGATGATTTTGACTTTACGCCATTAATGGTACAAGAAAATTATCTGAATACTCGACCATCTAATTTACATTCAGGGAAGTCGCACCTGGAGTTAATTGCTGATGCAGCTGACTCGATCTCTCAAGGAGACTTggttgaaaagaaaattcGTAGTGCTGAACAACTGTGGAGCTTGCTTCCATTACATTCAATAGTGTCATCCGTTAGACCAGCATCCAAAGTTGCTGGTCAAATGGCTGGAAGGATCAATTTTAGTTCGTGGTTAGGTCAAAATTCTAAGATGGGGAAATATTATAGATTACTTCAGGAGTTGCACTATCATGCAAGGCTGAGTACTTCTGCATCGAAGTCTGCCTTTAGATTACATTACATGCCAACTTTAAAACGGAGGCTATTGGATCCATTACTGAATGATGGAGCTGCTTCCTTGCCCGAAATCATTTCTACTATGGATGCTTATTATCTCTCTAAAGAAGATTGGGATGGAATAATGGATTTTATGATTGGCCATGAAAACACAGAAGCCgctttaaagaaaatatcCTCCAGTGATAAACGTGCATTCACTACCATGTATAATAAGGTGACACACCCTGTTGCAATTAACAGAACTGGCATTTCAAATGCTGTTAATATGAAGAGCAAAGAAGCTAAGCCTGATTTTGAGGAGTTGGttgatgctgatgatgacgTGCCAGCTGCTGAGGAAGATGACGCTAAAGATGATGCTACagatttgaagaaggaCAAATTAATTAAGCTGAAGAAACCAAGGGTTACATCCAAAAAGAGAGCAGCAACTTCTGCTGTAAAGAATCctgccaaaaaaaaaagacCACTAGATGAGaagatattccaaatatatttttattcttattatGTCCCAGAACTACTCGCTTGTACAACGTTCGTCAACTTGTGA
- the STE13 gene encoding Ste13p (similar to Ashbya gossypii ACR103C): MGSWMVKLQEEEDFELHSVEVVNGSLDNGDPEAQLLSSSSIRSDKFDKFKSLLFSESISVSIWRWVLMIIGGALIWFGLLAWFEVHRSSLVAASPRDRSFSIENVFNREFTYQDETFRFLVPPAVLNLEYDSDEGRYLGVSSESGDMEFVIKKLSNTTYSKTLASMHFDYKQHSYEITTIEVSYESDRIIFGTDLVDEFRYSSRGHYWIKEVDSGKVYPISPDPGNTDLVKVSYCDFSPNYNYAYFVHENDLYVQNLYQPDSVRRITSDGAHDIYNGKPDWVYEEEVLASHKAVWWSPSESVLVFAKFNDSTVANYTMLKFISDEHYPNIEQIHYPNPGQSNPLVSMILYNLADNSSFEINVEEDGPFILYDALWLTDDLFMFKVTDRESRIMRVKIYDLHTGSCKTVRTIDSNSYGGWIEKVKKIFLIPPNKNQGRESLGYVDTVVDPEGFPHIFFFDSPYSEQGVQLTRGDWEVTSGPIAFDYDNATVYFMANKMHSMSQQLYAVSLNLPNDDNIHSVQNGVQAFDYFEFIFSGSTRFSIMQYLGPNIPVTKVGPIKALLEGDDLNTDVSQITHNQELSDALGKYDLPKSSYKLFTTSDNVSISYIETRPARMDPNRKYPLLVTVYGGPGSRTFTTEFRVLLEQSIVSGLDAIVLQIEPRGTGGKGWEFKSWLKDKIGFWEPRDITEITKTYISENYGHIDPERVAIWGWSYGGFTTLKTLEHDGGETFKYGIAVAPVTNWSSYDSIYTERYLRSPSTNLDGYSKHAAVVDLEPFLRVKRFMLAHGTADDNVHVVNTYKFLDRLNLGNIRNYDIHVFPDSNHSIMFHNAANTIYKTIYYWLDNAFNGKFDHLSN, encoded by the coding sequence ATGGGATCTTGGATGGTAAAattacaagaagaagaggattTTGAGTTGCATTCGGTAGAGGTAGTAAATGGATCGCTTGATAATGGTGATCCTGAGGCGCAGCTGCtgtcatcatcttctatCAGATCTGATAAATTTGATAAGTTTAAATCGTTATTATTTTCTGAAAGCATTTCTGTCAGTATATGGCGTTGGGTTCTAATGATAATAGGTGGCGCACTGATATGGTTTGGGTTGCTAGCTTGGTTTGAAGTGCATCGATCTAGTTTGGTTGCTGCTAGTCCTCGGGATCGATCGTTCTCTATAGAAAATGTATTCAATAGAGAATTCACATACCAGGACGAAACATTCCGGTTCCTGGTCCCCCCTGCTGTTCTGAATTTGGAGTATGATTCTGACGAAGGGAGGTATCTGGGGGTGAGTTCTGAGTCTGGGGATATGGAGTTTGTGATTAAAAAGTTGTCCAACACCACTTACTCAAAGACTCTGGCAAGTATGCATTTTGACTACAAACAACACTCATATGAAATTACAACGATAGAGGTTAGTTATGAATCCGATCGGATAATATTCGGCACAGATcttgttgatgagtttAGATACTCATCTAGAGGCCACTATTGGATCAAGGAGGTTGACTCTGGTAAGGTTTATCCAATTTCACCTGATCCAGGAAACACTGATCTGGTAAAAGTTTCTTACTGCGATTTCTCTCCAAATTACAATTACGCATATTTTGTACATGAGAATGATTTATATGTGCAAAACTTATACCAACCAGACTCTGTGAGACGCATTACTTCCGATGGAGCACACGATATTTACAACGGGAAACCCGATTGGGTTTACGAGGAAGAAGTTCTCGCTTCGCATAAGGCAGTGTGGTGGTCGCCTAGTGAATCGGTGCTTGTATTTGCCAAATTCAATGACTCTACTGTGGCCAATTATACAATGTTGAAATTCATTAGTGATGAACATTATCCTaatattgaacaaattCATTACCCTAACCCTGGGCAATCAAATCCGTTAGTATCTATGATATTATACAATCTAGCTGATAATTCctcttttgaaatcaatGTTGAAGAGGATGGTCCGTTTATTCTATATGATGCTTTGTGGTTGACAGATGATTTATTTATGTTTAAAGTTACAGATAGGGAATCGCGGATCATGCGTGTAAAGATATATGACTTGCATACAGGGAGTTGCAAGACTGTTCGAACAATCGACTCTAACTCTTATGGTGGCTGGATAGAAAAggtgaaaaagatatttttaataccaccaaataaaaatcaaGGAAGAGAAAGTTTAGGTTACGTTGATACGGTCGTTGATCCGGAAGGTTTCCCCCACATATTCTTTTTCGATTCCCCATACTCTGAACAAGGTGTTCAATTAACAAGAGGTGATTGGGAAGTAACCTCTGGACCAATTGCATTTGATTATGATAATGCAACTGTTTATTTCATGGCAAATAAGATGCATTCAATGTCACAACAGCTATATGCTGTCTCCTTAAATCTTCCAAATGATGACAATATCCATTCTGTGCAAAACGGCGTTCAAGCATTTGATTATTTTGAGTTTATCTTTAGTGGTAGTACCAGGTTTAGTATCATGCAATATTTGGGCCCTAACATTCCGGTGACAAAAGTTGGACCCATCAAGGCATTGCTCGAAGGGGACGATCTGAATACTGATGTCTCCCAAATTACGCATAATCAGGAACTATCTGATGCATTAGGTAAATATGATCTGCCGAAATCATCATACAAACTGTTTACTACTTCAGACAACGTTTCAATCAGTTATATTGAAACTAGGCCAGCTCGTATGGATCCTAATAGGAAATATCCATTGCTAGTGACTGTATATGGGGGTCCTGGCTCACGAACATTTACGACCGAGTTTAGAGTGCTTTTGGAACAAAGTATTGTTTCAGGTTTAGATGCCATCGTATTACAAATAGAACCTCGAGGCACTGGTGGTAAAGGTTGGGAATTCAAGAGCTGGCTAAAAGATAAAATTGGATTCTGGGAACCGCGTGATATTACAGAGATCACTAAGACTTATATTTCGGAAAACTATGGACATATTGACCCTGAACGGGTTGCTATTTGGGGTTGGTCATATGGGGGATTTACAACTTTGAAGACTTTGGAACATGATGGAGGAGAGACTTTCAAGTACGGAATTGCTGTGGCGCCCGTCACCAACTGGAGTTCATACGATTCTATATACACTGAAAGATACCTGAGGTCCCCATCCACCAACCTGGACGGCTACTCAAAACATGCAGCTGTTGTGGATTTAGAACCATTTTTAAGAGTGAAACGGTTCATGCTCGCCCATGGTACAGCTGATGACAACGTTCATGTTGTAAACACGTATAAGTTTCTAGATCGTTTGAATTTGGGTAACATAAGAAATTATGACATCCATGTATTCCCTGATTCTAACCATTCCATTATGTTTCATAATGCAGCAAACACCATCTATAAGACAATTTATTACTGGCTGGACAATGCCTTTAATGGAAAATTTGATCATCTCTCCAATTAG
- the RPL5 gene encoding 60S ribosomal protein uL18 (similar to Ashbya gossypii ACR104C), with protein MSFIKSIKTSAYHSRFQTPFRRRREGKTDYYARKRLVAQHKAKYSSPKYRLVVRFTNKDIICQIVSSTITGDIVLAAAYSHELPRYGIKHGLTNWSAAYATGLLVARRTLKKLGLDETYQGVEEPEGEYELTEAVEDGPRPFKVYLDIGLQRTTTGARVFGALKGASDGGLYVPHSENRFPGWDFETEELDADLLRTYIFGGHVSAYMEELADDDEERYKQLFKGYLEDDIDADAVEDIYAEAHAAIREDPTFKPTEKKFTKEQYAAESKKYRQTKLSKDEKKARIVAKIAALTAQE; from the coding sequence ATGAGTTTCATCAAGTCCATCAAGACGTCAGCTTACCACTCCAGGTTCCAAACCCCATTcaggagaagaagagagGGTAAGACCGACTACTACGCCAGAAAGAGATTGGTTGCTCAACACAAGGCCAAGTACAGTTCTCCAAAGTACAGATTAGTTGTTAGATTCACCAACAAGGATATCATTTGCCAGATTGTCTCATCCACCATCACCGGTGACATTGTTTTGGCGGCTGCTTACTCGCATGAGTTGCCTAGGTACGGTATTAAGCACGGTTTGACCAACTGGTCCGCAGCTTACGCTACTGGTCTATTGGTTGCCAGAAGAacattgaagaagttgggTTTGGACGAGACCTACCAAGGTGTTGAGGAGCCAGAAGGTGAGTACGAGTTGACCGAGGCTGTTGAGGACGGCCCCAGACCATTCAAGGTGTACTTGGACATTGGTCTGCAGAGAACCACCACTGGTGCCAGAGTCTTTGGTGCTTTGAAGGGTGCTTCCGACGGTGGTTTGTACGTTCCTCACTCTGAAAACAGATTCCCAGGTTGGGACTTTGAAACCGAGGAGTTGGACGCCGACTTGTTGAGAACCTACATCTTTGGTGGTCACGTGTCTGCTTACATGGAAGAGTTAGCtgacgatgatgaggagAGATACAAGCAATTGTTCAAGGGTTACCTCGAGGATGACATCGATGCCGATGCCGTCGAGGACATATACGCCGAGGCTCATGCTGCTATCAGAGAAGACCCAACCTTCAAGCCTACTGAGAAGAAGTTCACCAAGGAACAGTACGCTGCTGAGTCCAAGAAGTACAGACAAACCAAGTTGTCCAAGGACGAAAAGAAGGCCCGTATTGTTGCCAAGATCGCTGCCTTGACTGCCCAGGAATAA
- the RCN2 gene encoding Rcn2p (similar to Ashbya gossypii ACR105W) yields the protein MGKTQILITDIPRERFDERWPQEVERRLRKEFSNVEPDYFTPLSFLDRIVIILRRERDTADVYEWLKRELVEDPIKIYLTEPLINKPRSRSAVAGRDRAGKDEDLEMDKGVLDKDGKPVLKIDISAAEGLGLGSSPKLSPEKQISPTRLRFPDDPKVYYYMEPAPERSPTGPKFSEPCSSCSNGTQYLYRGRSPSLTDKMPSSPSITLNQCLAMENSISNDP from the coding sequence ATGGGTAAGACTCAGATATTGATTACAGATATTCCAAGGGAGAGGTTTGATGAGCGGTGGCCACAAGAGGTCGAGAGGCGGTTAAGAAAAGAGTTTTCTAAtgttgagccagattatTTTACTCCGTTGTCGTTTTTGGATCGGattgttattattcttAGGAGGGAGAGAGACACAGCAGATGTTTATGAGTGGTTAAAACGGGAGTTGGTAGAAGATCCGATTAAGATCTATTTGACTGAGCCTCTTATTAACAAGCCACGGTCGCGATCTGCGGTTGCTGGGAGAGATAGGGCAGGTaaggatgaagatttggagATGGACAAGGGGGTGTTGGATAAAGATGGGAAGCCTGTATTAAAGATTGACATATCTGCGGCGGAAGGTCTGGGGCTTGGGAGTAGTCCAAAGTTGTCGCCTGAAAAGCAGATTTCTCCGACCAGGTTACGTTTTCCAGATGATCCTAAGGTGTATTATTATATGGAGCCAGCGCCGGAAAGAAGTCCTACTGGCCCAAAGTTTAGCGAGCCATGTTCATCATGTTCAAATGGGACGCAATATTTGTATCGGGGCAGATCTCCGTCTTTGACAGACAAGATGCCGTCCAGTCCAAGTATCACGTTAAACCAGTGTCTTGCGATGGAGAACTCTATTAGTAATGATCCATGA
- the COX11 gene encoding Cox11p (similar to Ashbya gossypii ACR106C), whose protein sequence is MFMRSIANQSISKVSLRLRIGQRASKFHVNSLQNAKVDFSKLTRAEIKQLRDIRMSKERAYKDKTAAFYFSSVIVIFLGLAYAAVPLYRAICARTGFGGIPITDRRKFTDDKLVPVDTDKRIRVSFTSEVSQILPWKFTPQQREVYVLPGETALAFYKAKNTSDQDIIGMATYSITPGDSAQYFNKIQCFCFEEQKLAAGEEVDMPVFFFIDPDFANDPAMRNIDDIILHYSFFKAHYSDGAAIGTSNVKVSPTMQTVPNT, encoded by the coding sequence ATGTTTATGCGATCTATAGCTAACCAAAGCATATCAAAAGTTAGTCTCAGGCTGCGTATAGGTCAACGAGCTTCCAAGTTTCATGTTAACAGTCTTCAAAATGCCAAGGTTGATTTCTCTAAACTAACTAGAGCTGAAATCAAGCAGCTCAGAGATATTAGGATGTCGAAGGAGCGCGCTTATAAGGACAAAACGGCGGCGTTTTACTTTAGTAGTGTGATAGTTATATTTCTAGGACTTGCGTATGCAGCCGTGCCATTGTATCGTGCGATTTGTGCTAGAACTGGGTTTGGTGGTATTCCTATTACAGATAGACGAAAGTTTACAGACGATAAACTCGTACCTGTGGATACAGATAAGCGGATTAGGGTATCGTTTACTAGTGAGGTGTCTCAAATCTTACCGTGGAAGTTTACACCGCAGCAGCGGGAAGTTTACGTACTTCCTGGAGAGACCGCACTTGCCTTTTATAAGGCCAAGAATACCAGCGATCAGGATATTATTGGGATGGCTACGTATAGTATCACACCAGGTGACTCGGCACAGtatttcaataaaataCAATGTTTCTGTTTTGAGGAGCAGAAGCTTGCGGCGGGGGAAGAAGTTGACATGCCTgtattcttcttcattgaCCCTGATTTTGCAAATGATCCTGCGATGAGAAATATCGATGATATCATACTTCATTATAGCTTCTTTAAGGCACATTACTCCGACGGGGCTGCAATTGGAACTAGTAATGTGAAGGTGTCACCAACGATGCAAACTGTTCCCAATACTTGA
- the RDS2 gene encoding gluconeogenesis transcription factor RDS2 (similar to Ashbya gossypii ACR107W), translated as MVDDKIQGEYVPAKRRRKVSKACVFCRRSHMICDDQRPCSRCIKRDIGHLCQSEKVHAIISTASGVNGIDINEIQSQATSKAEQNFDVQAVPDHLLPTLPAQYQPVNKTGNNMLSQNPKFVSEHVGSEFSSLNEFLTMLEDPMLMEPTPSPAPVPTTTTSASDGQVQPPVVPRIRSSGLNIMTKISEGMQLAQEQPTAKENFFLTAADPSTEVDPEDRLKLVINAKLEAGLLQPYNYSQGYSRLQSYMDKYMNHSSRQRILKPLSTIRPAFRAIARSLKDVDLVLVEESFERMLLSYDRVFTSMSMPACLWRRTGEIYRGNKEFASLVGCTVDDLRDGKIAIYELMTEESAVNFWEKYGSIAFDKGQKAVLTSCNLRSKDGRRRRPCCFSFTIRRDRYNIPICIVGNFIPIS; from the coding sequence atggtaGATGATAAGATACAAGGTGAGTATGTTCCAGCAAAAAGACGAAGAAAGGTGAGCAAGGCTTGCGTCTTTTGTAGAAGGTCACATATGATTTGTGATGACCAGCGGCCATGTTCTCGTTGTATCAAGAGGGACATTGGACACCTGTGTCAGAGTGAGAAAGTGCATGCTATTATATCTACAGCCTCTGGTGTTAATGGGATAGATATCAATGAAATTCAATCTCAGGCTACTTCTAAAGCAGAACAGAACTTTGATGTTCAAGCGGTGCCGGATCATTTACTTCCAACTCTTCCAGCGCAGTACCAGCCGGTGAATAAGACAGGTAACAACATGCTGTCGCAGAATCCTAAGTTTGTTAGTGAACATGTTGGCTCTGAATTTTCTTCGTTGAACGAGTTTTTGACTATGTTGGAAGATCCAATGTTAATGGAGCCCACGCCCTCACCTGCCCCTGTACCAACGACGACGACGAGTGCTTCAGATGGCCAGGTGCAGCCTCCAGTAGTACCTAGGATTCGGTCATCAGGTCTGAATATAATGACGAAAATTTCTGAAGGGATGCAGCTTGCTCAAGAGCAACCTACCGCGAAGGAGAACTTCTTTTTAACTGCAGCAGATCCGTCGACAGAGGTAGATCCAGAGGATCGACTTAAGCTGGTGATAAACGCCAAGCTGGAAGCTGGACTTCTACAGCCATATAACTATTCGCAGGGATATTCAAGATTACAGAGCTATATGGATAAGTACATGAATCACTCGTCTAGACAGCGTATCTTGAAGCCTCTATCTACAATAAGACCTGCTTTCAGGGCTATCGCAAGATCCCTAAAAGATGTGGACCTCGTACTTGTGGAGGAGAGTTTTGAACGAATGTTGCTTTCTTATGACCGGGTATTTACATCGATGTCCATGCCCGCATGCTTGTGGAGGCGAACAGGTGAAATATACCGCGGCAACAAGGAGTTTGCCTCTCTTGTAGGTTGTACTGTGGATGACTTGCGAGATGGCAAGATTGCAATTTATGAACTGATGACTGAAGAGAGTGCGGTTAATTTCTGGGAGAAGTACGGTTCTATCGCTTTCGATAAAGGACAAAAAGCTGTGTTGACGAGTTGTAATTTAAGATCTAAAGATGGCAGACGACGTAGGCCATGCTGCTTCAGTTTTACCATCAGAAGGGATCGGTACAATATACCCATTTGTATTGTGGGCAACTTCATCCCCATATCATAG
- the MCT1 gene encoding [acyl-carrier-protein] S-malonyltransferase (similar to Ashbya gossypii ACR108C), which yields MKLFSFPGQGSSISLSALNKWCQSLSSFQDKNIKASGLLRYVGENLSKPGSIAICSNLLYEHWRNCDVGNGGEERVMVGHSLGELGALNGSGGNELFSLQEIFEIASFRHELMKRATLEYLSRQAFGEAAKFSLWALTCPRSKDLRGDLGLRGSLSLANHNSLKQCVITGFRRDLEALELPRLTKVVELVNPDNVPFHDERILHGIKERLYEYMWVKLQDNGNHTRTLLDHPIISGLDGKMTYKLHTALEKFVHSSTKTVEFVECCKTAKEMNIEHAVHIGPGTLIGKLVERNTGIPNHVWIGGSEEENK from the coding sequence ATGAAGTTGTTCAGTTTCCCCGGACAAGGCAGTAGTATCAGTCTTTCAGCATTGAATAAATGGTGCCAATCGTTGTCAAGTTTTCAGgacaaaaatatcaagGCTTCCGGTTTGCTCCGTTATGTGGGAGAGAATTTAAGTAAGCCAGGGTCGATTGCAATTTGTTCGAATCTGCTTTATGAGCATTGGCGGAATTGTGATGTTGGTAACGGCGGGGAGGAACGGGTAATGGTGGGTCATTCTTTGGGGGAATTGGGTGCTTTGAATGGTAGTGGGGGGAATGAGTTGTTTAGTTTGCAAGAGATCTTTGAGATTGCGAGTTTCCGGCATGAACTCATGAAACGTGCGACGTTGGAGTACTTGTCAAGGCAGGCTTTTGGTGAGGCAGCAAAGTTTTCGCTTTGGGCATTGACATGTCCTCGTTCGAAGGACTTGAGAGGGGATTTAGGGTTGCGTGGTTCGTTAAGCCTTGCAAATCATAATAGTTTAAAGCAATGTGTAATTACGGGGTTCCGTAGGGACTTGGAAGCTTTGGAGCTCCCCCGTCTTACGAAGGTAGTGGAACTCGTGAACCCTGATAATGTTCCGTTCCATGATGAGCGCATCCTGCATGGGATCAAGGAACGCTTATACGAGTACATGTGGGTAAAGCTCCAGGATAATGGTAACCACACCAGGACTCTTTTGGATCATCCAATTATCAGCGGGCTTGATGGAAAGATGACATATAAGCTGCACACTGCTTTAGAAAAGTTTGTTCACTCCAGCACCAAGACAGTTGAGTTTGTAGAATGCTGCAAGACTGCAAAAGAGATGAACATTGAACATGCAGTTCATATTGGACCTGGCACATTGATTGGCAAACTAGTAGAACGAAATACCGGTATCCCGAACCACGTGTGGATTGGAGGGTCGGAGGAAGAGAACAAGTAG
- a CDS encoding uncharacterized protein (similar to Ashbya gossypii ACR109W) gives MSVNENKPLPLIYQFIAGAVAGVSEILVMYPLDVVKTRMQLQVADSAAGRHYTGVINCLKRIVVEEGTSRLYKGISSPVLMEAPKRATKFACNDEFQRIYQRLFGAKELTQPITMLSGASAGCIESFVVVPFELVKIRIQDVSSSFKGPIDVVKHIVAKEGPLAMYNGLESTIWRHAIWNSGYFGIIFQLRALLPKADTKFQQTRNDLIAGTIGGSASSLLSTPFDVVKSRIQNTAIVPGVARKYNWSWPAVLTIYREEGFKALYKGFVPKVLRLGPGGGILLVVFTGVLDFFRTLQK, from the coding sequence ATGTCAGTCAATGAAAATAAACCACTACCAttaatttatcaatttATTGCCGGAGCTGTGGCCGGGGTGAGTGAAATCCTTGTTATGTATCCTCTAGATGTGGTGAAAACAAGGATGCAGCTTCAAGTAGCTGATTCTGCTGCTGGGCGGCATTATACGGGGGTGATTAActgtttgaaaagaattgttgttgaagaagggACTTCTCGGTTGTATAAGGGCATATCGTCACCGGTATTGATGGAAGCGCCTAAGAGGGCGACGAAATTTGCGTGTAACGATGAGTTTCAGAGGATTTACCAGAGGTTGTTTGGCGCTAAAGAGCTCACGCAGCCCATAACGATGCTTTCTGGTGCGTCTGCCGGTTGTATCGAGTCATTTGTCGTTGTTCCCTTTGAATTGGTGAAGATTAGAATTCAGGATGTTTCTTCCAGTTTCAAGGGTCCCATTGATGTGGTCAAACATATAGTGGCAAAGGAGGGTCCGTTGGCCATGTACAACGGGTTGGAGAGCACGATTTGGAGACATGCTATTTGGAATAGTGGCTATTTTGGCATCATTTTCCAGTTAAGAGCTCTACTCCCCAAGGCAGACACCAAGTTCCAACAAACGAGAAATGATTTGATAGCAGGTACGATCGGTGGCAGTGCCAGTTCTCTTCTTTCCACCCCGTTCGATGTCGTCAAGTCAAGAATCCAGAATACCGCAATCGTTCCTGGTGTGGCTAGAAAGTACAACTGGTCTTGGCCCGCGGTCCTAACGATTTACAGGGAAGAAGGATTTAAAGCCCTATACAAGGGCTTCGTACCAAAAGTCCTAAGACTTGGCCCTGGCGGTGGTATCcttcttgttgttttcACCGGCGTCCTGGACTTCTTCAGAACCCTCCAAAAATAG